Part of the Corynebacterium canis genome is shown below.
CATCACCACCATGCTTACCGGAATGGGGATGGGATCGCGGCACTGCGGGGCGTTGCTCTGGGGTGGGCAGCGGCGGCACATACGTTACGGCACAATCGGTGGGCAATGGCTGCGAATCCAATAGGCGCAGCAACAGCGTCGCGGTACCTTGAGCGTCCGAAATGGCATCGTGTTCCGCCAGCCGAGCTTCCCCAACCGCCACTAGGCAATCATCCAACGATTTCGGGCTGCCGGGCAACGACCCCGCCAATTGCATCGTGCACACCGGAGAAAAATCCAATTCCACACCAAGTCTGGCGAACTCTCGGCGCAGCATGCGTATTTTTAGGCGCGCATCATGGGTTACCACGATTCGGTCTTGCAGCAATCGCCCTAAATGCTCCGCTACCTCGGGAAAGCGCGGGGCCGCCGCGGCCATCGATGCGGTAATCCCGTGTACATCCGGGTTTGGGATTTTACGATTCGGACGAATGAGCGTCTCCCATGTATCGCTGATCGAACCGTCAGATTCGAGCAGCACAACTCCGATCTCGACGATCCGGTCGTTGGCGCTGAAGCCGGTGGTCTTTAAATCGACAACAGCAAAAGGGTGAGACATGACGTGGTAAGGCTCCGGATGTTTGTTAAGAGAATTACCCCTAACACTTTATCGTTCGGGGGTGACCAGAACCGCATTAAAAGTGAATAAATCCCGCGCAACCTTACGCAAGCACTACCCCCGTAGCGGTAATAAATGGTCTCAAACCGATCAAGGGACGGTCTCACCTCGACCAAATTTTCCCACGGCTGTAACGCAATATTGTGCACGCCACGCCGCATATCACCCGATTGGGTGATATCGAATATACTGTTGAATCGCAGACGTATATCAGAAATGTACACGTCTGAACCTTGCATAATCGCAGACCACTCACCACAGGTTGCACACCACCTACCCCGTGCGTTACCCCCATGGCATGTTTTCATCCCTTAACCATGGCCAAAATTAGTAATCAACCCATTGGCGTTCCTCATTACCAATAACGGATAATAAGGTGACAAAACAGATTCGACCATTCTTTATGTCAGCTAGTGGAAGGACGACACACAGCCGTGGACGCGCGGGACGAGCAAGCACTTACCGCAGTGAAGCTCTACTATGAAGAAGGGCTTAGCCAAGCGGAAGTCGCCCAAGAAATGGGGGTTTCTCGACCCACCGCATCAAAGCTGATCCACCATGGCAAGCAGCGGGGCTTTGTCACCATACAAATCAACGACCCCCGCCAGGCCAGCTCGCAATTGGCTACCGAACTCATCGAGCGTTTCCAGCTCGCCGATGTGCGCCTCGCCCAAGTACCGCGCGGCACGAATTCCGACTTATTGCGCGAGCTTGGCCGCACCGGCGCCGATATGCTCGCCGAGCAAGTTCGCGACGACATGAAGGTCGGCGTTTCCTGGGGCAATACCATGTTCGCGGTGGCACAGCACCTCCCACCCACCGACCTGCACGGCGTGGAAATCGTGCAACTTAAGGGCGGTACCTCTCATTCGCAATACAGCACCAACGATATCGAAACCATCAATCGCTTCTGCTCCGCCTTTAACGCACACGCCCGCACGCTTCCATTGCCCGTTATTTTCGATAACGTCGAGGCCAAAAGAATCGTCGAACAAGACCGACATATCGCGCATATCCTGCAGCTTGGCAGGGAGACCGACGTCGTGATCTTTACCGTCGGCGAAGTACACCCCGAATCGCTGCTTCTCAACCTCGGGTACCTCACCAAAGCCGAAATAACGAAGCTGGTTGCCAATGCAGTTGGTGATGCATGCTCCCGTTTCTACACCACCACCGGCGAAATCGCCCTCCCCAGCGTGGACGAACGAACAGTCGGCATCACCTTAGAAGACCTCAAATCACGGCCCATACGAATCCTCGTCGCGGGCGGCGTCAACAAGGCCGCAGCCATCCGGACTGCGCTGACGATGGGGCTGGCTACGCACGTAGTAATCGATCAAAGTACCGCGATCCGTGTGCTTGAAGATCCCGCAACCAGCCGCCGTCGATAAGCAAACGTTGCCTGCTAAAACACCACTACGCCGACGATTGCCGCATTGAGCATGTTGGTGGCAAACCCGGTCATCAGCGCCAACGGTGCCAGCTTTGCCACCTCACCCCGGCGCTCCGGAACGAGGCCGCCGATGGAACCGATCTGAATCGCCATAGAGCTAATGTTTGCGAACCCGGCCAATGCGAACGTAGTTATCATCACGGACTTTGGATCCATGTCCGGAATGTGCGGGCCGAAGGACGTAAAACCAACGAATTCATTAATAATCGTCTTCTCGCCAATAAAATTGCCCACGAGCTGCGCGTCCTGCCACGGCACCCCGATCAGCCACGCTGCAGGGGCGAAAATCAGGCCGAACAGGCCTTCCAGCGACCAATTGTCCTGACCGAACAAACCGCCGATTCCGCCGAGGATTGCGGAAATCATGGCAATAAAGGCAATAAAGGCGATCAGCAAACAGCCGACTGCGATGGCGATCCGCCCGCCGGACATGGCGCCGCTACCGATCGCGTCGATAATATTTTTGGATTCCGTATCACGAACATCGCGGACCGAGGCATCCAAATTGGACTCTTCCGTCTCCGGCCAAAACGCCTTGGCCACAATCAGCGAGCCCGGCGCGTTCATCAGGCTTGCCGCCAACAGGTACTCCAAAGGTGCGCCCAGCAGCGAATAACCAATCAGCGTAGAACCCGCAACGGAGGCAAAACCGCCGGTCATGCAGGTAAATAGCTCGGAGCGCGTGAGCTTTGGCAGGTACGGCGCGATGACCAGCGGCGCCTCGCTTTGCCCGAGGAAGATCACCGTGGACGCCCACACCGACTCCACCTTGCTGGTGCCCAAGATCTTTTTCAGTGCCCCGCCAAGCAGATCCACAAAGATTTGAATGACGCGCAAATAGTACAAAGCGCCGATAATCGCACCGAGGAAAATAATCACCGGCAGCACGTTGAGCGCGAACACGAAACCATTGTCCTCGCCGAACAAACCACCGAACACAAACGAGGTGCCTTGGTTGGTGAACTCAGTGAGTTTTTCCAGCCCCTCCGCGATCTTCTTTAACGCCAGGAAGCCGTAATCCCATTTCAACACGATAAGGGCGAAGGCGATTTGCAGCACGAGCCCCACCCCTAGCGTGCGCCATCGAATCTGCCTTCGATGTCGTGAGAAGAGAATCAGCACGCCGAAAATAACGGCGATACCGAGGAGACCTTGAAGACGATCCATGATGTGGGGCCTTTCTAGTGACGGGCTAAGGACGAGGTGAGGGGCTACAACGAATCCGGTCCGAACGCATACGGAAGCAACTCCGCAAAGGGCACGGAATGCGCGCGGTCATGCTCGGCAACGATTACCCGTTCGCAACCGAATTCGGAAAGCACTTGGCGGCAAGCACCGCAGGGGTAGCAAGGTTGCGCCTTCAGCCCCACCACAG
Proteins encoded:
- a CDS encoding NupC/NupG family nucleoside CNT transporter, with the protein product MDRLQGLLGIAVIFGVLILFSRHRRQIRWRTLGVGLVLQIAFALIVLKWDYGFLALKKIAEGLEKLTEFTNQGTSFVFGGLFGEDNGFVFALNVLPVIIFLGAIIGALYYLRVIQIFVDLLGGALKKILGTSKVESVWASTVIFLGQSEAPLVIAPYLPKLTRSELFTCMTGGFASVAGSTLIGYSLLGAPLEYLLAASLMNAPGSLIVAKAFWPETEESNLDASVRDVRDTESKNIIDAIGSGAMSGGRIAIAVGCLLIAFIAFIAMISAILGGIGGLFGQDNWSLEGLFGLIFAPAAWLIGVPWQDAQLVGNFIGEKTIINEFVGFTSFGPHIPDMDPKSVMITTFALAGFANISSMAIQIGSIGGLVPERRGEVAKLAPLALMTGFATNMLNAAIVGVVVF
- a CDS encoding sugar-binding transcriptional regulator, with protein sequence MDARDEQALTAVKLYYEEGLSQAEVAQEMGVSRPTASKLIHHGKQRGFVTIQINDPRQASSQLATELIERFQLADVRLAQVPRGTNSDLLRELGRTGADMLAEQVRDDMKVGVSWGNTMFAVAQHLPPTDLHGVEIVQLKGGTSHSQYSTNDIETINRFCSAFNAHARTLPLPVIFDNVEAKRIVEQDRHIAHILQLGRETDVVIFTVGEVHPESLLLNLGYLTKAEITKLVANAVGDACSRFYTTTGEIALPSVDERTVGITLEDLKSRPIRILVAGGVNKAAAIRTALTMGLATHVVIDQSTAIRVLEDPATSRRR